From one Bacteroides eggerthii genomic stretch:
- the nth gene encoding endonuclease III has protein sequence MRKKERYEKILAWFRANRPIAETELHYDNPFELLIAVILSAQCTDKRVNMITPALYRDFPTPEALAATTPEVVYEYIRSVSYPNNKAKHLVGMAKMLVKDFNSQVPDTLEELVKLPGVGRKTANVIQSVVFNKAAMAVDTHVFRVSHRLGLVSDKCTTPFSVEKELVKHIPEAEIPIAHHWLILHGRYICQARTPQCDNCGLQLMCKYYCQKYKVSKENNEEKE, from the coding sequence ATGAGAAAGAAAGAACGTTATGAAAAGATACTCGCTTGGTTCAGGGCGAACCGCCCGATAGCAGAGACCGAGCTGCATTATGACAATCCGTTTGAACTGTTGATAGCGGTAATTCTCTCCGCCCAATGTACAGACAAACGGGTCAATATGATAACCCCCGCCCTCTACCGGGACTTCCCTACTCCCGAGGCACTTGCAGCCACCACACCTGAAGTAGTGTATGAATATATACGCAGTGTATCCTACCCCAACAACAAAGCCAAACACCTTGTAGGCATGGCCAAAATGCTGGTGAAAGATTTCAACAGCCAGGTGCCCGACACATTGGAGGAACTCGTAAAGCTGCCCGGTGTGGGACGAAAAACGGCAAACGTCATCCAATCGGTGGTTTTCAATAAAGCAGCTATGGCAGTAGATACCCATGTGTTCCGCGTCAGCCACCGCTTAGGGCTGGTGTCCGACAAATGCACCACTCCGTTCAGCGTAGAAAAAGAGCTGGTTAAACACATTCCGGAAGCAGAAATTCCCATTGCCCATCATTGGCTCATCCTGCATGGACGCTATATATGTCAAGCGCGTACGCCTCAATGTGACAACTGCGGTTTGCAATTGATGTGCAAATACTACTGCCAGAAGTATAAAGTTAGTAAAGAGAACAATGAAGAGAAAGAATAA
- a CDS encoding phosphoglycerate kinase: MMTIDQFNFAGKKAFVRVDFNVPLDENFNITDDTRMRAALPTLKKILADGGSIIIGSHLGRPKGATDKFSLKHILKHLSDLLGVEVQFANDCMGEEAAVKAAALQPGEVLLLENLRFYAEEEGKPRGLAEDATDEEKAAAKKAVKESQKDFTKKLASYADCYVNDAFGTAHRAHASTALIAKYFDKDNKMFGYLMEKEVKAVDKVLNDIQRPFTAIMGGSKVSSKIEIIENLLNKVDNLIITGGMTYTFTKAQGGKIGLSICEDDKLDLALDLLKKAKEKGVNLVLAVDAKIADSFSNDANTKFCKVNEIPDGWEGLDIGPETEKIFAEVIKNSKTILWNGPTGVFEFENFTHGSRSVGEAIVEATKNGAFSLVGGGDSVACVNKFGLASGVSYVSTGGGALLEAIEGKVLPGIAAINE, encoded by the coding sequence ATTATGACAATTGATCAATTTAACTTTGCCGGAAAAAAGGCATTCGTTCGCGTGGACTTCAATGTGCCCTTGGACGAAAACTTCAACATTACAGACGATACCCGTATGCGTGCCGCTCTTCCTACACTGAAGAAGATTTTGGCTGACGGAGGCAGTATTATTATCGGTTCTCACCTTGGCCGTCCGAAAGGCGCAACTGATAAGTTCTCTTTGAAGCACATTTTGAAGCATTTGTCAGACCTGCTGGGTGTTGAGGTACAGTTTGCTAACGACTGCATGGGCGAAGAGGCCGCTGTTAAGGCAGCTGCTCTGCAACCGGGTGAAGTGCTGTTGCTCGAAAACCTTCGTTTCTATGCCGAAGAAGAAGGCAAACCGCGCGGTTTGGCTGAAGATGCAACAGACGAAGAAAAAGCAGCTGCCAAGAAAGCTGTTAAGGAAAGCCAGAAAGACTTTACCAAGAAATTGGCTTCTTATGCAGACTGCTACGTGAATGACGCATTCGGTACTGCCCATCGTGCACACGCTTCTACGGCATTGATCGCTAAATACTTCGACAAAGACAACAAGATGTTCGGCTATCTGATGGAAAAAGAAGTGAAAGCAGTAGACAAAGTGTTGAATGATATCCAACGTCCGTTCACAGCTATCATGGGTGGTTCCAAAGTATCTTCCAAAATCGAAATCATCGAGAACCTGCTGAACAAAGTGGACAACCTGATTATCACCGGCGGTATGACTTACACTTTTACCAAAGCTCAAGGTGGTAAAATCGGTCTCTCTATCTGCGAAGACGATAAGTTGGATTTGGCTCTCGACTTGCTGAAGAAGGCAAAAGAAAAAGGCGTGAACCTTGTATTGGCAGTAGATGCCAAGATTGCCGACTCATTCTCCAATGACGCCAACACTAAGTTCTGCAAAGTAAACGAAATACCCGACGGTTGGGAAGGTCTGGATATAGGTCCTGAAACCGAAAAGATTTTCGCTGAAGTTATTAAGAACTCCAAGACTATCCTTTGGAACGGTCCTACAGGCGTATTTGAATTTGAAAACTTCACTCATGGTTCGCGTTCGGTAGGTGAAGCTATCGTAGAAGCAACCAAAAACGGCGCCTTCTCACTCGTAGGTGGTGGTGACTCTGTTGCTTGCGTCAACAAATTCGGTTTGGCAAGCGGCGTTTCTTACGTTTCTACCGGTGGCGGTGCATTGCTCGAAGCAATCGAAGGTAAAGTACTTCCGGGTATTGCTGCTATCAACGAATAA
- the pheS gene encoding phenylalanine--tRNA ligase subunit alpha yields the protein MIAKINELLQEVEALKAANAEELEALRIKYLSKKGAINELMADFRNVPAELKKEVGMRLNELKNKAQEKISTLKEQFESQDNGCDDLDLTRSAYPVKLGTRHPLSIVKNEIIDIFARMGFNIADGPEVEDDWHVFSAMNFAEDHPARDMQDTFFIENNAENVSHNIILRTHTSSVQSRVMETTKPPIRVLCPGRVYRNEAISYRAHAFFHQVEALFIDRNVSFTDLKQALLLFAQEMFGKDTKIRLRPSYFPFTEPSAEMDISCNICGGKGCPFCKGTGWVEILGCGMVDPNVLELNGIDSKVYSGYALGMGIERIANLKYRVNDLRLFSENDTRFLKEFEAAY from the coding sequence ATGATAGCTAAAATCAATGAGCTTCTGCAAGAAGTAGAAGCACTGAAAGCCGCTAATGCCGAGGAACTGGAAGCACTACGCATCAAATACCTCAGCAAGAAAGGAGCCATCAATGAACTGATGGCCGACTTCCGCAACGTACCTGCCGAACTCAAAAAAGAAGTAGGTATGCGTCTGAACGAGCTCAAAAACAAAGCGCAGGAAAAGATCAGCACCCTGAAAGAGCAGTTTGAAAGCCAGGACAACGGTTGTGATGATCTCGACCTCACCCGTTCGGCCTATCCCGTAAAATTGGGAACACGTCATCCGCTCAGCATCGTTAAAAACGAAATTATCGATATTTTTGCCCGTATGGGTTTCAACATCGCCGACGGTCCGGAAGTGGAAGATGACTGGCACGTATTCTCTGCCATGAACTTTGCCGAAGATCATCCCGCACGCGATATGCAGGATACTTTCTTCATCGAAAACAATGCAGAGAACGTATCACACAACATCATCCTGCGTACCCACACATCCAGCGTGCAAAGTCGCGTGATGGAAACTACCAAACCGCCTATTCGTGTGCTTTGTCCGGGACGTGTATACCGTAACGAAGCAATCAGCTATCGTGCGCATGCATTTTTCCACCAGGTAGAAGCATTGTTTATAGACCGTAACGTATCATTCACCGATCTGAAACAAGCCCTGCTGCTTTTTGCTCAAGAGATGTTCGGAAAGGACACTAAGATCCGTCTCCGTCCCTCATATTTTCCGTTTACGGAGCCAAGTGCCGAAATGGATATCAGTTGTAATATCTGCGGTGGAAAAGGATGCCCTTTCTGTAAAGGAACAGGTTGGGTTGAAATCTTGGGATGCGGTATGGTCGACCCCAATGTATTGGAATTAAACGGCATTGACAGTAAGGTGTACAGCGGCTATGCCTTAGGTATGGGTATAGAACGTATCGCCAATCTGAAATATCGTGTGAACGACTTACGACTGTTCTCTGAAAATGACACACGCTTCCTGAAAGAATTTGAAGCGGCTTATTAA
- a CDS encoding MFS transporter, giving the protein MKDRLVTPSYCFILAANFLLYFGFWLLIPVLPFYLSEVFSTSNSTIGIILSCYTVAALCIRPFSGYLLDSFARKPLYLLAYFIFMAMFAGYIIAGSLALFILFRIIHGVSFGMVTVGGNTVVIDIMPSSRRGEGLGYYGLSNNIAMAVGPMSGLFLHDAGMSYTSIFCCSLGSCIAGLICASLVKTPYKPPVKREPISLDRFILLKGIPAGISLLLLSIPYGMTTNYVAMYAKEIGINATTGFFFTFMAVGMAISRIFSGKIVDRGKITQVISAGLYIVVFSFFLLSSCAYIISWNGMACSIIFFTVALLLGIGFGIMFPAYNTLFVNLAPNSQRGTATSTYLTSWDVGIGIGMLTGGYIAEVSTFDKAYLFGACLTIISMLYFNGKVAPHYHKNKLR; this is encoded by the coding sequence ATGAAAGATAGGCTCGTAACTCCCAGCTATTGCTTTATTCTCGCAGCTAACTTTCTGCTGTATTTCGGTTTTTGGCTACTGATACCCGTATTGCCTTTCTATCTGTCCGAGGTGTTCAGCACCAGCAATTCCACTATCGGCATCATTCTCTCCTGCTATACGGTAGCAGCCTTATGTATCCGTCCTTTCTCCGGCTATTTGCTGGACAGCTTTGCCCGTAAGCCTTTGTATCTGTTGGCTTACTTCATCTTCATGGCAATGTTTGCAGGATATATCATTGCCGGTTCGCTGGCGCTATTCATTCTGTTCCGCATTATACATGGCGTATCATTCGGCATGGTAACTGTGGGCGGGAATACGGTAGTCATCGACATTATGCCCTCGTCAAGACGCGGAGAAGGTTTGGGGTATTACGGACTTTCCAATAACATAGCAATGGCAGTAGGGCCAATGTCCGGCTTATTCCTGCACGATGCCGGCATGAGTTATACAAGTATTTTCTGCTGTTCGTTAGGTTCCTGCATAGCCGGACTTATCTGCGCCTCACTGGTAAAGACCCCATACAAGCCACCTGTAAAACGCGAACCCATTTCGCTCGATCGCTTTATTTTGCTGAAAGGTATTCCTGCCGGAATCAGCCTGCTTTTATTATCCATTCCCTATGGAATGACCACCAATTATGTTGCCATGTATGCCAAAGAAATCGGCATCAACGCAACTACCGGCTTCTTCTTCACTTTCATGGCAGTAGGTATGGCTATCTCACGCATCTTTTCCGGTAAGATCGTAGACAGAGGAAAAATAACTCAGGTCATTTCGGCAGGACTGTACATTGTTGTATTCAGCTTCTTCCTGCTCTCCTCATGTGCCTACATCATCAGCTGGAACGGCATGGCGTGCAGCATAATCTTCTTTACCGTAGCACTGCTGCTTGGAATAGGTTTTGGCATTATGTTTCCGGCCTACAACACATTGTTCGTAAACCTCGCTCCCAACAGCCAACGGGGTACGGCAACTTCAACTTACCTTACCTCATGGGATGTAGGCATAGGTATCGGTATGCTGACAGGCGGATACATCGCAGAAGTCAGCACTTTCGATAAGGCTTATCTTTTCGGAGCATGCCTGACGATTATCTCCATGCTTTACTTCAACGGCAAAGTTGCCCCTCATTATCATAAAAACAAACTACGATGA
- a CDS encoding porin, giving the protein MKRILLSCLLILFIYTLKAQDTHLNDVVNTLKERISLAGYAQVGYTYDDAGEKASNTFDIKRVIFMARGKITDKWSCYFMYSFANTGKILEAYTEYQFLPQLTARIGQFKTMYTIENPMSPCFVELINCYSQAVNYLAGINGSDPLYGSNSGRDMGILIYGDLFKKKLSYNFAVMNGQGINLKDKNNQKDIVGSLMVHPLDWLSVGGSFIKGKGCAVAASSINPDIAAGDSYTRNRWSAGATIQTKPVSLRTEYLAGKDGHIKSDGYYATASIHVLPKFDIVASYDYFNKDKAQDYKQNNYVAGVQWWFYPKCRLQAQYTYCDPHKGDSSNLLQAQLQVRF; this is encoded by the coding sequence ATGAAACGCATTCTACTATCTTGCCTTCTTATTCTCTTCATATACACTTTAAAAGCCCAGGATACACATCTGAATGATGTAGTGAACACACTGAAAGAACGCATCAGCCTGGCAGGTTACGCCCAAGTGGGATACACCTATGATGACGCCGGCGAAAAAGCCAGCAACACTTTCGACATCAAGCGAGTGATATTCATGGCACGTGGAAAGATTACCGATAAATGGTCGTGCTACTTCATGTATAGCTTTGCCAATACCGGAAAGATACTGGAAGCCTATACGGAATATCAGTTCCTGCCCCAACTCACTGCCCGCATCGGACAGTTCAAAACGATGTATACTATCGAAAATCCTATGTCTCCCTGTTTTGTAGAACTGATAAACTGTTATTCACAGGCTGTCAACTATCTGGCAGGTATCAACGGAAGCGATCCCCTATATGGTTCAAACAGCGGTCGTGATATGGGAATACTTATTTATGGTGACCTTTTCAAGAAAAAGCTGAGCTATAACTTTGCAGTTATGAATGGACAAGGCATCAACCTGAAAGACAAAAACAATCAAAAAGATATAGTAGGCAGTTTAATGGTTCATCCGCTTGACTGGCTGTCAGTGGGTGGTTCGTTCATCAAAGGTAAGGGATGTGCAGTTGCCGCATCTTCCATCAATCCGGATATAGCCGCAGGCGATAGCTACACACGTAACCGCTGGTCGGCAGGCGCTACTATCCAAACAAAGCCTGTCAGTTTGCGTACTGAATACCTCGCCGGTAAGGACGGACACATAAAGAGTGACGGATACTATGCAACCGCCTCCATACATGTACTCCCTAAGTTTGACATTGTAGCATCCTACGACTACTTCAATAAGGACAAAGCACAGGATTACAAACAAAATAATTATGTAGCCGGCGTACAATGGTGGTTCTATCCCAAATGCCGTTTGCAAGCACAATATACCTACTGCGATCCCCATAAAGGAGATAGTTCCAATCTGCTACAAGCACAGTTACAGGTTCGCTTCTGA
- a CDS encoding glycoside hydrolase family 43 protein, with protein sequence MSKNLFLSICLGICSLPAMAQNPIVQTMYTADPAPLVHNDVLYLYTSHDEDASTWFVMNDWKLYTTTDMVNWTDHGAVLSYKTFSWAKGDAWAMQCVERDGKFYAYVPVTSRATNSAAIGVAVSDSPYGPFIDPLGKPLVQSKKGDIDPTVFIDDDGQAYLYWGNPFCYYVKLNEDMISYEGDIVRVPMTEEAFGKREGNIKERPTLYEEGPWLYKRNDLYYLLWAGGPISEHLGYSTSKSPLGPWKYGGVLMPTEGRSFTNHPGIVDYKGNTYLFYHSGALPGGSGFTRSVCVEQVEFNKNGSIKPLKMTEGIQQGLTTLNPYRKTEAETIAFSEGVKAAQNTEVGVFVNAMHNNAYTKVKNVNFRDYGPSKFTARVGTTHNGGVTMEIRLDSPQGQLLGTTRVPLTGGDDRWALVTTETAKVTGVHDLYFIFKGEKPGRIMYFDYWMFSK encoded by the coding sequence ATGAGTAAGAACCTTTTTCTAAGTATTTGCCTAGGGATATGCTCTCTTCCGGCAATGGCACAAAATCCTATTGTGCAGACCATGTACACTGCCGACCCGGCACCGCTGGTACACAACGACGTACTTTATCTCTATACCAGTCACGATGAAGATGCATCCACCTGGTTTGTTATGAACGACTGGAAACTATACACCACTACCGACATGGTGAACTGGACCGATCATGGCGCTGTACTCTCCTACAAGACGTTCAGTTGGGCAAAAGGAGACGCTTGGGCCATGCAATGTGTGGAAAGAGATGGGAAATTCTATGCGTACGTACCCGTAACATCACGCGCAACCAATAGCGCTGCAATTGGCGTAGCAGTATCCGACAGTCCTTACGGACCTTTTATCGACCCATTGGGAAAGCCGTTAGTGCAAAGTAAGAAAGGAGATATTGACCCTACCGTATTCATTGATGATGATGGACAGGCATATCTTTACTGGGGAAATCCATTCTGCTATTACGTAAAGTTGAATGAAGATATGATCTCTTATGAAGGAGATATCGTACGCGTTCCAATGACGGAAGAAGCATTTGGCAAACGGGAAGGCAACATAAAAGAACGACCGACATTATATGAAGAGGGACCTTGGCTGTATAAACGCAATGACCTTTATTATTTACTGTGGGCAGGCGGCCCTATTTCCGAGCATCTTGGCTATTCAACCAGCAAAAGCCCTCTCGGTCCCTGGAAATACGGTGGAGTGCTTATGCCTACGGAAGGGAGAAGTTTCACCAACCACCCCGGAATTGTGGACTATAAAGGAAATACATATTTATTCTATCACAGCGGAGCGCTTCCCGGAGGTTCCGGTTTCACACGCTCAGTATGTGTAGAGCAGGTAGAATTCAACAAAAACGGTTCCATCAAACCTCTGAAAATGACAGAAGGCATCCAGCAAGGGCTCACCACCCTAAATCCGTACCGAAAGACAGAAGCAGAAACCATAGCATTTTCCGAAGGGGTAAAAGCTGCACAGAATACAGAGGTAGGAGTATTTGTCAATGCCATGCACAACAATGCATATACCAAAGTTAAAAACGTCAATTTCCGCGATTACGGCCCCAGTAAATTTACGGCGAGAGTAGGAACCACACACAATGGCGGCGTGACCATGGAAATCCGACTCGACAGTCCGCAAGGACAACTGTTGGGAACGACAAGAGTGCCGCTGACCGGAGGCGATGACAGATGGGCATTGGTGACCACCGAAACAGCTAAAGTCACAGGAGTGCATGACCTGTATTTCATCTTCAAAGGAGAAAAGCCCGGCAGAATAATGTATTTTGACTATTGGATGTTTTCTAAGTAA
- a CDS encoding glycoside hydrolase 43 family protein codes for MKHLFSIILGLLSFCQLQAQSWTADNGNGTFTNPLFYDEFTDPDLIRVGTDFYMVASSMHAMPGLPLLRSKDLVNWEFVTYIFDRLDLGPDFHLEGDKGIYGNGIWAPAIRYHKGTFYVFVNVNDHGLQVFSAKDPAGPWIHKNMGGRIYDLGILFDDDDKIYAVHGYDEVRLIQLKPDFSGYVEGSEKVIIPKGNAMGEGHHFYKINGKYYIISADYAPVGRMQCARADKPEGPYETAVISNRETMGTQRGWWSNEFGFWSDIPNEGDKITFTAPNPDAYYAVPLHQGGIVDLPNGEWWGVSMMDVKSVGRLTFLSPVTWKNGWPFFGIENNLGRSPRTWFKPNVGIETTPHTTYERNDDFSGKELKPIWQWNHYPVEKKWTLKNGTLRLHTMPAKSFMHAKNSLTQRAVGPESNAIVELNTKSLKKGDVAGLALLNVPYYWVGVLRTGKGNIIRFYDLVKNIKIDEPISTEKVYFRAEGDFDNDLAKLSYSTDGTNFKAMGTNLRLGYQMKTFQGVRFALFAYNTEGKDGGYAEFDNFKIEEPLADRSTNLPIGKVITLKNLANNTFTWTNSRRILRSADVNSNEYDPKGSQFRIHDRGKGRVALEAMDGSGFLTVTGEGLSGDVRLTDKESDASLFMWQDMLRNQCMLLSLKTNRYIGIDILTGEPYSADWPGSNTTRTNGVVFEWSVVQ; via the coding sequence ATGAAACATCTATTTTCTATTATACTCGGATTGCTGTCATTCTGCCAGTTACAGGCCCAATCGTGGACAGCCGACAACGGTAACGGAACCTTCACCAACCCTCTATTCTACGACGAGTTCACTGACCCAGACCTGATACGCGTGGGAACAGACTTTTACATGGTGGCCAGTTCCATGCATGCCATGCCGGGACTACCGCTGTTACGTTCCAAAGATTTGGTCAATTGGGAGTTTGTGACGTACATCTTTGACAGACTTGATTTAGGACCGGACTTCCACTTGGAAGGCGACAAAGGTATCTACGGAAACGGAATATGGGCTCCTGCCATTCGCTATCACAAAGGTACTTTCTATGTATTCGTCAATGTAAACGACCATGGTTTACAAGTGTTTTCCGCCAAAGACCCTGCCGGTCCCTGGATACATAAAAACATGGGTGGCAGAATTTACGATTTGGGAATACTGTTTGACGATGACGACAAAATATATGCCGTACATGGTTACGACGAGGTACGGCTGATTCAGCTTAAGCCCGATTTCAGCGGCTATGTGGAAGGGAGTGAGAAGGTTATTATCCCTAAAGGCAACGCTATGGGAGAAGGACATCATTTCTACAAGATAAACGGGAAATACTATATCATCAGTGCAGACTACGCGCCCGTAGGCCGCATGCAATGTGCTCGCGCCGACAAGCCGGAAGGCCCTTACGAAACAGCCGTTATCAGTAACCGCGAAACAATGGGCACACAACGCGGATGGTGGTCGAACGAGTTTGGTTTTTGGTCCGATATTCCCAATGAAGGAGACAAAATAACATTCACCGCCCCGAATCCGGACGCTTACTATGCCGTACCACTACATCAAGGCGGAATTGTGGACTTGCCAAATGGTGAATGGTGGGGCGTTTCGATGATGGACGTTAAATCCGTCGGACGTTTGACTTTCCTTTCTCCGGTAACATGGAAAAACGGTTGGCCGTTTTTCGGGATAGAGAATAATCTGGGACGTTCGCCCCGCACATGGTTCAAACCGAATGTAGGGATTGAAACAACGCCCCATACTACTTACGAGCGTAATGATGATTTCTCCGGAAAGGAGCTGAAACCCATTTGGCAATGGAACCACTACCCCGTAGAAAAAAAGTGGACGTTAAAAAACGGAACATTACGTTTGCACACAATGCCGGCAAAGAGTTTTATGCATGCCAAAAATTCATTAACACAACGGGCTGTCGGACCTGAATCAAATGCAATTGTGGAACTGAACACAAAATCACTGAAAAAAGGTGATGTAGCCGGATTGGCTTTACTGAATGTTCCCTATTATTGGGTCGGAGTTTTACGCACCGGAAAGGGAAATATTATCCGCTTTTACGACTTGGTTAAGAACATAAAAATCGATGAGCCCATTTCAACAGAAAAGGTATATTTCCGCGCCGAAGGAGATTTCGATAATGATTTGGCAAAACTGAGTTACAGCACTGATGGCACAAACTTCAAGGCAATGGGAACTAATTTACGTTTAGGCTATCAAATGAAAACTTTCCAGGGAGTGAGATTTGCCTTGTTTGCCTACAACACAGAGGGAAAAGATGGAGGATATGCCGAATTCGACAACTTCAAAATCGAGGAGCCGCTTGCTGACCGGTCCACCAATCTTCCTATCGGGAAAGTGATTACTCTCAAGAATTTAGCGAATAATACTTTTACATGGACAAACTCCCGCCGCATATTGCGCAGTGCAGATGTCAATAGCAATGAATACGATCCGAAAGGCAGCCAATTCAGAATTCATGACCGCGGAAAAGGTCGTGTAGCTTTAGAAGCAATGGATGGAAGCGGCTTCCTGACCGTTACAGGTGAAGGCCTTTCAGGGGATGTACGTCTAACGGACAAGGAAAGCGATGCCAGCCTATTCATGTGGCAGGATATGCTTCGCAATCAGTGTATGTTGCTGTCACTCAAGACCAATCGCTATATAGGTATAGATATACTTACCGGTGAACCCTATTCGGCAGACTGGCCCGGTTCAAATACTACACGAACCAACGGAGTGGTTTTTGAATGGAGTGTTGTACAATAG